The following DNA comes from Acholeplasma equirhinis.
TCCAACACCATCTTGGTTAACCCAACCTAAACGAGAAACTGTTACGAAGTTAGAAATAACCATCATTTCCCCAGGAATCATCATTGTTGCAAGTAATGCTGTGAAAATTATTTCGCGTCCTTTGAAATTTAATCTTGCAAGTGCGAATGCAACAAATATTGAGAATAAAGTACCTAAGATTGTTGAGAATACTGCAACAATCAATGTATTTGTTAAGTAACCCATAAAGTTGATTCCACCAGTTTGGCTAGATGAGTATTCGAAGACACTCACATAGTTTTGAGGTGAAAATTCTTTAGGGAATAAACTCATGTTAGTAGAGTTTAAGACTTCTTCCGTACTTTGGAATGAGACATTCAACATCCAATAGAATGGAACAAGTACAATAAACGCCATAATAATTAAGAAAATATAAATACCTGTTTTTGATACGATTGAAGCTGTTTTTTGTGCAACTAACTTTTTATTTTCTTTATAGTCGGCTTTAATTTTTATGTTTTGTTGTGCTGTCATGTCGGCCTCCTAATAATGAACTCTCTTCTTGCTCACATATAGATTAACCACTGTGAAGATCAAGATAATTGCAAACAGTATAACTGCGGCGGCAGCTGCTTTTGAGTAGTGTGAGACAAAATTAATTTCGTCCATACCGATTTTATCAATCTTATCATAGACATATGCAACAACTGTAAGTCTATCAAAATCAAGTGATTTACCCGGTTTAGCAGCAACTGCAAGTACGGATTCATAGGTCTTAAATGAACCAATGAATGAAGTAATTACGATGTAACTAATTAAAGGTGATAATAAAGGAATTGTAATTTTTGTAAGTACTCTATTTTTTGGAGCTGCATCAATTTTAGCTGCA
Coding sequences within:
- a CDS encoding carbohydrate ABC transporter permease, whose product is MTAQQNIKIKADYKENKKLVAQKTASIVSKTGIYIFLIIMAFIVLVPFYWMLNVSFQSTEEVLNSTNMSLFPKEFSPQNYVSVFEYSSSQTGGINFMGYLTNTLIVAVFSTILGTLFSIFVAFALARLNFKGREIIFTALLATMMIPGEMMVISNFVTVSRLGWVNQDGVGSYLAMIVPFLVSIFHIYLLRQTFKQIPNELYYAAKVDGCGDFKYLWSVMVPMAQSSIITIVILKLMGTWNAYIWPNLVANEKYKLVTTWLRSSFTDPNAGADGRTLFNLQMAATVTVTVPLLLLFVFFRKYIMSGVSRSGVKG